A genome region from Gadus chalcogrammus isolate NIFS_2021 chromosome 7, NIFS_Gcha_1.0, whole genome shotgun sequence includes the following:
- the ksr1a gene encoding kinase suppressor of Ras 1 isoform X2: MEEHSSMNNSSGHRGSPQTMRRDIGLAVTHRFSTKSWLSQTCQVCQKNMMFGVKCKHCRLKCHNKCTKEAPSCRITFLPIAKIRRTESVPSDINNPVDRPAEAPQFGTLPKALTKKDHPPVLNQLDSSSNPSSTTSSTPSSPAPFQQSNPPSATPPPNPSPKGPRDGRFHFPDVSSPVSLHSELAADAVEAETGADDVHNQLVEDDDEEEAEEDARLEEHAVDHQQHPDERDEDEEEEEEEEEDRRGHHGDHEDDEEGEEYGEDGRHNGVSDGECEGDELDDLPNSCGNPWRGPISRKASQTSVYLQEWDIPYEQLDLGELIGKGRWGKVHKGRWHGEVAIRLLEMDGNNQDHLKLFKKEVMNYRQTRHENVVLFMGACMAPPHLAIITSFCKGRTLYSVVRDSKNPLDINKTRQIAQEIVKGMGYLHAKGIVHKDLKSKNVFHDINKVVITDFGLFGISGVVQEGRRENKLKLPHGWICYLAPEIVRRMSPGNNEDRLPFSAAADVYAFGTIWYELQARDWPITNQPVEAIIWQVGSGQGIKKVLAEVSLGKEVTEILSACWAYDPRERPTFTQLAEMLEKLPKLNRRLSHPGHFWKSAEYGS, encoded by the exons ATGGAGGAACACAGCTCCATGAACA ATAGCTCCGGACATCGTGGATCCCCACAAACCATGAGGAGAGACATCGGCCTCGCAGTCACACACAG GTTCTCCACCAAGTCCTGGCTGTCCCAGACGTGTCAGGTGTGTCAGAAGAACATGATGTTTGGGGTCAAGTGTAAGCACTGTCG GTTAAAGTGTCACAACAAGTGCACAAAGGAGGCTCCCTCGTGTCGGATCACCTTCCTGCCCA TCGCCAAGATCCGCAGAACCGAGTCGGTGCCGTCCGACATCAACAACCCGGTGGACCGGCCCGCCGAAGCACCCCAGTTCGGGACGCTGCCCAAGGCCTTGACCAAGAAG GACCACCCCCCTGTGCTGAACCAGCTGGACTCGAGCAgcaacccctcctccaccacctcctccaccccctcctcccctgccccctTCCAGCAGAGCAACCCCCCCAGCGCCACGCCCCCGCCAAACCCCTCCCCGAAGGGCCCTCGCGACGGACGCTTCCACTTCCCAG ATGTGTCCAGTCCAGTCAGTTTACACTCCGAGCTCGCTGCCGACGCTGT CGAGGCGGAGACGGGCGCGGATGACGTCCATAACCAGCTggtggaggacgacgacgaggag GAAGCAGAGGAGGACGCCCGGTTAGAAGAGCACGCTGtagaccaccagcagcaccccgACGAACGGgacgaggacgaagaggaggaggaggaggaggaggaggaccggcgtggtcaccacggcgaccacgaggacgacgaggagggggaggagtacgGGGAGGACGGGCGCCACAACGGGGTGTCGGACGGCGAGTGCGAGGGCGACGAGCTGGACGACCTGCCCAACTCCTGCGGGAACCCGTGGCGAGGGCCCATCTCCCGCAAGGCCAGCCAGACCAGCGTGTACCTGCAGGAGTGGGACATCCCCTACGAGCAGCTGGACCTGGGGGAGCTCATCGGGAAG GGCCGCTGGGGGAAGGTCCACAAGGGGCGCTGGCACGGCGAGGTGGCCATCCGCCTGCTGGAGATGGACGGGAACAACCAGGACCACCTGAAGCTCTTCAAGAAGGAGGTGATGAACTACCGGCAGACGCGCCACGAGAACGTGGTGCTCTTCATGGGCGCCTGCATGGCCCCGCCCCACCTGGCCATCATCACCAG CTTCTGCAAAGGCAGGACGTTGTACTCTGTGGTGCGGGACTCCAAGAACCCCCTGGACATCAACAAGACCCGGCAGATCGCCCAGGAGATCGTCAAG GGAATGGGCTACCTCCACGCCAAAGGCATCGTCCACAAAGACCTCAAGTCCAAGAACGTGTTCCACGACATCAACAAGGTTGTGATCACGGACTTCGGCCTGTTCGGGATCTCTGGTGTGGTCCAGGAGGGAAG GCGTgagaacaagctgaagctgcCCCACGGCTGGATCTGCTACCTGGCGCCCGAGATCGTGCGGAGGATGAGCCCCGGGAACAACGAGGACCGCCTGCCCttctccgccgccgccgacgtCTATGCCTTCGG caCCATTTGGTACGAGCTGCAGGCCCGGGACTGGCCAATCACCAACCAGCCGGTGGAGGCCATCATCTGGCAGGTTGGCAGCGGGCAGGGCATCAAGAAGGTTCTGGCGGAGGTCAGCCTGGGCAAggaggtcacg gagATCCTGTCGGCCTGCTGGGCGTACGACCCGAGGGAGAGGCCCACCTTCACCCAGCTGGCCGAGATGCTGGAGAAACTCCCTAAGCTCAACCGCAGGCTCTCACACCCCGGACACTTCTGGAAGTCTGCAGAGTACGGATcctag
- the ksr1a gene encoding kinase suppressor of Ras 1 isoform X1, which translates to MMFGVKCKHCRLKCHNKCTKEAPSCRITFLPIAKIRRTESVPSDINNPVDRPAEAPQFGTLPKALTKKDHPPVLNQLDSSSNPSSTTSSTPSSPAPFQQSNPPSATPPPNPSPKGPRDGRFHFPDVSSPVSLHSELAADAVEAETGADDVHNQLVEDDDEEEAEEDARLEEHAVDHQQHPDERDEDEEEEEEEEEDRRGHHGDHEDDEEGEEYGEDGRHNGVSDGECEGDELDDLPNSCGNPWRGPISRKASQTSVYLQEWDIPYEQLDLGELIGKGRWGKVHKGRWHGEVAIRLLEMDGNNQDHLKLFKKEVMNYRQTRHENVVLFMGACMAPPHLAIITSFCKGRTLYSVVRDSKNPLDINKTRQIAQEIVKGMGYLHAKGIVHKDLKSKNVFHDINKVVITDFGLFGISGVVQEGRRENKLKLPHGWICYLAPEIVRRMSPGNNEDRLPFSAAADVYAFGTIWYELQARDWPITNQPVEAIIWQVGSGQGIKKVLAEVSLGKEVTEILSACWAYDPRERPTFTQLAEMLEKLPKLNRRLSHPGHFWKSAEYGS; encoded by the exons ATGATGTTTGGGGTCAAGTGTAAGCACTGTCG GTTAAAGTGTCACAACAAGTGCACAAAGGAGGCTCCCTCGTGTCGGATCACCTTCCTGCCCA TCGCCAAGATCCGCAGAACCGAGTCGGTGCCGTCCGACATCAACAACCCGGTGGACCGGCCCGCCGAAGCACCCCAGTTCGGGACGCTGCCCAAGGCCTTGACCAAGAAG GACCACCCCCCTGTGCTGAACCAGCTGGACTCGAGCAgcaacccctcctccaccacctcctccaccccctcctcccctgccccctTCCAGCAGAGCAACCCCCCCAGCGCCACGCCCCCGCCAAACCCCTCCCCGAAGGGCCCTCGCGACGGACGCTTCCACTTCCCAG ATGTGTCCAGTCCAGTCAGTTTACACTCCGAGCTCGCTGCCGACGCTGT CGAGGCGGAGACGGGCGCGGATGACGTCCATAACCAGCTggtggaggacgacgacgaggag GAAGCAGAGGAGGACGCCCGGTTAGAAGAGCACGCTGtagaccaccagcagcaccccgACGAACGGgacgaggacgaagaggaggaggaggaggaggaggaggaccggcgtggtcaccacggcgaccacgaggacgacgaggagggggaggagtacgGGGAGGACGGGCGCCACAACGGGGTGTCGGACGGCGAGTGCGAGGGCGACGAGCTGGACGACCTGCCCAACTCCTGCGGGAACCCGTGGCGAGGGCCCATCTCCCGCAAGGCCAGCCAGACCAGCGTGTACCTGCAGGAGTGGGACATCCCCTACGAGCAGCTGGACCTGGGGGAGCTCATCGGGAAG GGCCGCTGGGGGAAGGTCCACAAGGGGCGCTGGCACGGCGAGGTGGCCATCCGCCTGCTGGAGATGGACGGGAACAACCAGGACCACCTGAAGCTCTTCAAGAAGGAGGTGATGAACTACCGGCAGACGCGCCACGAGAACGTGGTGCTCTTCATGGGCGCCTGCATGGCCCCGCCCCACCTGGCCATCATCACCAG CTTCTGCAAAGGCAGGACGTTGTACTCTGTGGTGCGGGACTCCAAGAACCCCCTGGACATCAACAAGACCCGGCAGATCGCCCAGGAGATCGTCAAG GGAATGGGCTACCTCCACGCCAAAGGCATCGTCCACAAAGACCTCAAGTCCAAGAACGTGTTCCACGACATCAACAAGGTTGTGATCACGGACTTCGGCCTGTTCGGGATCTCTGGTGTGGTCCAGGAGGGAAG GCGTgagaacaagctgaagctgcCCCACGGCTGGATCTGCTACCTGGCGCCCGAGATCGTGCGGAGGATGAGCCCCGGGAACAACGAGGACCGCCTGCCCttctccgccgccgccgacgtCTATGCCTTCGG caCCATTTGGTACGAGCTGCAGGCCCGGGACTGGCCAATCACCAACCAGCCGGTGGAGGCCATCATCTGGCAGGTTGGCAGCGGGCAGGGCATCAAGAAGGTTCTGGCGGAGGTCAGCCTGGGCAAggaggtcacg gagATCCTGTCGGCCTGCTGGGCGTACGACCCGAGGGAGAGGCCCACCTTCACCCAGCTGGCCGAGATGCTGGAGAAACTCCCTAAGCTCAACCGCAGGCTCTCACACCCCGGACACTTCTGGAAGTCTGCAGAGTACGGATcctag